TGGGGATTCCGGTAGAACGGCTGGTGCATGTGCCATAGGATGGCCAGCCTGGTTTTACGACTCATCCCCTTGCTGCTTCAGTTCGAACAGCACCCCGGAAAAGCTTTTCGGATGCGCGAAGGCGATTTGCGCATGATGGGCGCCGCTCCTGGGTTCCTTGTCAAGCATCTGTACGTTTTTTTCCTGCAAATGCGTGATCGCGGCTCGGATGTCGTCCACCTGCAGGGCCAGGTGATGCAGCCCGCCGCCTTTTTTTTCGATGAACGAGCTGATGGGCGAATCGGGGCCGGTCGGTTCAAGCAGTTCGATGAAAACATCGTTGATCTTGAAAAAAGCGACGTTAACTTTCTGTGAGGGGACGATCTCGCTGCCCAGGTATTCCAGGCCGAGCACGTCGCGGTAGCGGGCGATCT
The DNA window shown above is from Candidatus Aminicenantes bacterium and carries:
- the mce gene encoding methylmalonyl-CoA epimerase → MIKKIDHIAIAVRNLAEEIARYRDVLGLEYLGSEIVPSQKVNVAFFKINDVFIELLEPTGPDSPISSFIEKKGGGLHHLALQVDDIRAAITHLQEKNVQMLDKEPRSGAHHAQIAFAHPKSFSGVLFELKQQGDES